One genomic segment of Intestinimonas butyriciproducens includes these proteins:
- a CDS encoding DUF4368 domain-containing protein: protein MLYCADWGSPLRAHRGQIILKMASNTLEELTPGMLRDLIKEIVIHDGDRSSGHRQQRIPSSARWRTHRCLQNSI from the coding sequence ATGTTGTACTGTGCGGACTGGGGCTCCCCGCTCCGCGCTCATCGCGGCCAGATCATATTAAAGATGGCGAGTAATACACTTGAGGAACTGACCCCAGGAATGCTTCGAGATCTGATTAAAGAAATTGTTATTCATGATGGTGACAGAAGCAGCGGCCACCGGCAGCAGCGTATACCTTCATCGGCGCGATGGAGGACGCACAGGTGCTTGCAAAACTCGATCTAA